A genomic segment from Microcella flavibacter encodes:
- the moaA gene encoding GTP 3',8-cyclase MoaA produces MSTIGLGMPAARRAAPGPPGTAGRPATTALIDRFGRTARDLRISLTTACSLRCTYCMPEQGLPVVPTGRLLTADEIARLVRIAIDELGVVDVRFTGGEPLLRPDLVDVIERSARVAGTASISLTTNGIGLERRIDALLAAGLTRLNISLDTVDRDHFARLTRRDRLPAVLRGIEAARRAGVTPLKINAVLMRDTLAGAGDLLAWALEHGVELRFIEQMPLDADEAWVRENMVDAAELVASLAPRFVLTAPHRDDPHAPAESWLVDGGPARVGIIASVTRSFCSACDRTRLTAEGTVRSCLFGDDETDLRGALRAGAGDGALADLWRAAMWGKQAGHGMEREGFQRPVRTMGAIGG; encoded by the coding sequence ATGTCGACGATCGGCCTCGGGATGCCCGCCGCGCGCCGCGCCGCCCCCGGGCCGCCCGGCACCGCCGGTCGACCCGCCACGACCGCGCTGATCGACCGCTTCGGTCGCACGGCCCGCGACCTGCGCATCTCGCTCACGACGGCCTGCTCGCTGCGCTGCACGTACTGCATGCCGGAGCAGGGGCTGCCCGTCGTGCCGACGGGCCGGTTGCTCACCGCCGACGAGATCGCCCGGCTTGTGCGCATCGCGATCGACGAGCTCGGCGTCGTCGACGTGCGGTTCACGGGAGGCGAGCCGCTGCTGCGGCCCGACCTCGTCGACGTCATCGAGCGCAGCGCGCGCGTCGCCGGCACCGCCTCGATCTCGCTCACGACGAACGGCATCGGGCTCGAGCGCCGCATCGACGCGCTGCTCGCCGCGGGGCTCACGCGCCTCAACATCTCGCTCGACACCGTCGACCGCGACCACTTCGCGCGCCTCACCCGCCGCGATCGGCTGCCGGCCGTGCTGCGCGGCATCGAGGCGGCCAGGCGGGCGGGCGTCACCCCGCTCAAGATCAACGCCGTGCTCATGCGCGACACCCTCGCCGGCGCCGGCGACCTCCTCGCCTGGGCGCTCGAGCACGGGGTCGAGCTGCGGTTCATCGAGCAGATGCCGCTCGACGCCGACGAGGCCTGGGTGCGCGAGAACATGGTCGACGCCGCCGAGCTCGTCGCGAGCCTCGCCCCGCGCTTCGTGCTCACCGCCCCGCACCGGGACGACCCGCACGCCCCGGCCGAGTCGTGGCTCGTCGACGGCGGCCCGGCGCGCGTTGGCATCATCGCCTCCGTGACGCGCTCGTTCTGCTCGGCCTGCGACCGCACCCGCCTCACCGCCGAGGGCACCGTGCGCTCGTGCCTCTTCGGCGACGACGAGACGGATCTGCGCGGGGCGCTGCGCGCGGGCGCGGGCGACGGGGCGCTCGCCGATCTCTGGCGCGCGGCGATGTGGGGCAAGCAGGCGGGGCACGGCATGGAGCGCGAGGGCTTCCAGCGCCCGGTGCGCACGATGGGGGCGATCGGTGGCTGA
- a CDS encoding molybdopterin molybdotransferase MoeA, producing MSQLSAAAQPAGAPRRSVDEHRRAVAALLATAPPARTESAPLVEALGRVTAAAIASPVDLPLFRNAQMDGYAVRAADVAAAGRPVAGSPDGVVVELPVVGVVAAAAGRVEPLAPGTAVRIMTGAPVPEGADAVVPVEDTRPGGSGSSVGIVRARAAGEYVRERGDDLRAGSELLPEGIRLASRHLAAIAAAGIERVAVTARTRVAVITTGAELVAPGAAPQPGQVHDANGPALVAAVTEAGAEVSYRARVGDDADELLAALDAAATVSDLILTCGGISKGDFEVVRMVLEPRGAWVGSVAMQPGGPQATAVHAGVPVVCAPGNPVSAQLTVELFVAPQLRAAAGLPPAGRERRTLTRDVRSIPGVVQLLRARAVDGGRIEPVAGPGSHLVAAMARADRIIEIPAEVERLDAGDEVRAWVL from the coding sequence ATGAGCCAGCTCTCCGCCGCCGCGCAACCCGCCGGCGCCCCGCGCCGCAGCGTCGACGAGCACCGGCGCGCCGTCGCCGCCCTGCTCGCCACCGCGCCGCCCGCCCGCACCGAGTCGGCGCCGCTCGTCGAAGCCCTCGGGCGCGTCACCGCCGCCGCGATCGCCTCCCCCGTCGACCTGCCGCTGTTCCGCAACGCGCAGATGGACGGTTACGCCGTGCGCGCCGCGGACGTCGCCGCCGCCGGACGCCCGGTCGCGGGCTCCCCCGACGGCGTCGTCGTCGAGCTGCCGGTCGTCGGCGTCGTCGCCGCCGCCGCGGGCCGCGTCGAGCCGCTCGCCCCGGGCACCGCGGTGCGCATCATGACGGGGGCGCCCGTTCCCGAGGGGGCCGACGCGGTGGTGCCGGTCGAGGACACCCGGCCGGGAGGATCCGGCTCGAGCGTCGGCATCGTGCGGGCGCGGGCGGCAGGCGAGTACGTGCGGGAGCGGGGGGACGATCTGCGGGCGGGCTCCGAGCTGCTGCCGGAGGGCATCCGTCTCGCCTCGCGCCACCTCGCCGCGATCGCCGCCGCGGGCATCGAGCGCGTCGCCGTGACGGCCCGCACGCGCGTCGCGGTGATCACCACCGGAGCGGAGCTCGTCGCGCCGGGCGCGGCGCCGCAGCCGGGCCAGGTGCACGACGCGAACGGACCGGCGCTCGTCGCCGCGGTCACCGAGGCCGGCGCCGAGGTGTCGTACCGCGCGCGGGTCGGCGACGACGCCGACGAGCTGCTCGCCGCGCTGGACGCGGCCGCGACGGTGAGCGACCTCATCCTCACCTGCGGCGGCATCTCGAAGGGCGACTTCGAGGTCGTGCGCATGGTGCTCGAGCCCCGCGGCGCTTGGGTGGGCTCCGTCGCGATGCAGCCGGGCGGCCCGCAGGCGACGGCCGTGCACGCGGGAGTGCCGGTCGTCTGCGCTCCCGGCAACCCGGTCAGCGCGCAGCTGACCGTCGAGCTCTTCGTCGCCCCGCAGCTGCGCGCGGCCGCCGGCCTGCCCCCCGCGGGGCGGGAACGGCGCACCCTCACGCGCGATGTGCGCTCGATCCCCGGCGTCGTGCAGCTGCTGCGCGCCCGGGCCGTCGACGGCGGCCGCATCGAGCCCGTCGCCGGGCCCGGCTCGCACCTCGTCGCCGCGATGGCCCGGGCCGACCGCATCATCGAGATCCCGGCCGAGGTCGAGCGGCTCGACGCCGGGGACGAGGTGCGAGCATGGGTGCTGTGA
- a CDS encoding DUF1353 domain-containing protein: MPFETVEGAPLDGVPLLYRMGREFQVTRPFAYRDPRDGVVTLVPAHDTARPPTSGNSTDFASVPPFLWGLIANYGPQTLPAILHDAMVEQARRAPEPERLARRRVADDLFRLALVDNGIHLLRARVMWAAVGLESRWRHGGLGGRILIAQVALGALALIAAVVLGILLTPWWMLGLALPATLAPLQRTSAPLVVAATYLGALYAPLVLGAFLAAHVEGLIALVVWLATGRRGPRPQAEPTIVWKAEYGPERLTR; encoded by the coding sequence ATGCCGTTCGAGACCGTGGAGGGGGCGCCGCTCGACGGCGTGCCGCTGCTGTACCGGATGGGCCGCGAGTTCCAGGTGACGCGGCCCTTCGCCTACCGCGACCCGCGCGACGGCGTGGTGACGCTCGTGCCCGCTCATGACACCGCGCGGCCGCCGACCTCGGGCAACTCGACCGACTTCGCCTCGGTGCCGCCGTTCCTGTGGGGCCTCATCGCGAACTACGGGCCGCAGACGCTGCCGGCGATCCTGCACGACGCGATGGTCGAGCAGGCGCGGCGGGCCCCCGAGCCCGAGCGGCTGGCGCGCCGGCGGGTCGCCGACGACCTGTTCCGCCTCGCGCTCGTCGACAACGGCATCCACCTGCTGCGCGCGCGGGTCATGTGGGCGGCGGTGGGTCTCGAGAGCCGCTGGCGGCACGGCGGCCTCGGCGGGCGCATCCTCATCGCCCAGGTCGCGCTCGGCGCGCTCGCGCTCATCGCCGCGGTCGTGCTCGGCATCCTGCTGACGCCGTGGTGGATGCTCGGCCTCGCCCTGCCCGCCACCCTGGCGCCCCTCCAGCGCACGTCCGCGCCCCTCGTCGTCGCCGCCACCTACCTCGGCGCGCTCTACGCCCCGCTCGTGCTCGGAGCCTTCCTGGCCGCGCACGTCGAGGGCCTCATCGCGCTCGTCGTCTGGCTCGCGACCGGCCGCCGCGGCCCGCGCCCGCAGGCCGAGCCGACGATCGTCTGGAAGGCCGAGTACGGCCCGGAGCGCCTCACCCGTTGA
- the ilvN gene encoding acetolactate synthase small subunit, whose protein sequence is MTYHVLSLLVEDKPGLLTRVAGLFARRGFNITSLAVGTTEVPGLSRITVVVEVEGLPLEQVTKQLNKLINVLKIVELDPGQSVQREHMLIKVRVDNTTRSQILEATTLFRARVVDVATDALVIEVTGDTAKVEAMLRVLEPYGIKEIAQSGLLAIGRGSKSISERVLKN, encoded by the coding sequence ATGACCTACCACGTGCTCTCGCTGCTGGTCGAGGACAAGCCCGGCCTGCTCACCCGCGTCGCGGGGCTCTTCGCCCGACGCGGCTTCAATATCACCTCGCTCGCCGTGGGCACGACCGAGGTGCCCGGGCTCTCGCGCATCACGGTCGTCGTCGAGGTCGAGGGCCTGCCCCTCGAGCAGGTGACCAAGCAGCTCAACAAGCTCATCAACGTGCTCAAGATCGTCGAGCTCGACCCCGGCCAGTCGGTGCAGCGCGAGCACATGCTCATCAAGGTGCGCGTCGACAACACCACCCGCTCGCAGATCCTCGAGGCCACCACGCTGTTCCGCGCGCGGGTCGTCGACGTCGCCACCGACGCCCTCGTCATCGAGGTGACCGGCGACACCGCCAAGGTCGAGGCCATGCTGCGCGTGCTCGAGCCCTACGGCATCAAGGAGATCGCGCAGTCGGGCCTGCTCGCCATCGGCCGCGGCTCGAAGAGCATCAGCGAGCGCGTGCTCAAGAACTGA
- a CDS encoding molybdenum cofactor biosynthesis protein MoaE: MAEGAAEAGALVDAGADAGAVLARVTAEPLDADAVERWVATRSDGAVVTFRGVVRDHDRGHAVTGLEYQAHPEAEALLAQTCARASAASGLRIAAVHRTGALEVGDLALVAAVASPHRAEAFATLAALIDAIKTEVPIWKRQHLADGATEWVGL; the protein is encoded by the coding sequence ATGGCTGAGGGCGCGGCCGAGGCCGGCGCGCTCGTTGATGCCGGCGCCGACGCCGGCGCTGTCCTCGCTCGCGTCACCGCCGAGCCGCTCGACGCGGACGCCGTCGAGCGCTGGGTCGCCACTCGATCCGACGGCGCCGTCGTGACCTTCCGCGGAGTCGTGCGCGACCACGACCGCGGGCACGCGGTGACCGGGCTCGAGTACCAGGCGCATCCCGAGGCCGAGGCCCTGCTCGCGCAGACCTGCGCCCGCGCGAGCGCCGCCTCCGGCCTGCGCATCGCCGCCGTGCACCGCACCGGGGCGCTCGAGGTCGGCGATCTCGCCCTCGTCGCCGCCGTCGCCTCCCCGCACCGGGCCGAGGCCTTCGCGACCCTCGCCGCGCTCATCGACGCCATCAAGACCGAGGTGCCCATCTGGAAGCGCCAGCACCTCGCCGACGGCGCGACGGAGTGGGTCGGGCTCTAG
- a CDS encoding acetolactate synthase large subunit yields MPTESTPVPSPAQSARTEPPMLTGSGAILASLEKLGVTDVFGLPGGAIMPFYDELMASTAIRHILVRHEQGAGHAAEGYAASSGRLGVCIATSGPGATNLVTAIADAYMDSVPMLAITGQVFSTSMGTDAFQEVDITGITMPITKHSFLVTKPEDVPAVLAAAVHIATTGRPGPVLVDVTKDAQQKSAPFHWPPKVELPGYRPVTKAHGKQIQAAAQLIVEARKPVLYVGGGVIRAGAHRELLAFAEATGAPLVTTLMARGAFPDSHQQHLGMPGMHGTVPAVLGLQESDLLIALGARFDDRVTGKVSEFAPGAKVIHVDIDPAEIGKIRAADVPIVGDAREVLADLLPVFRQAAAAHQPDYADWWKRLETLRDQYPLGYTMPDDGLLSPQWIIEKIGELSGPEAVYASGVGQHQMWAAQFIKYERPGAWLNSGGAGTMGYAVPAAMGAKVAEPDRLVWAIDGDGCFQMTNQELATCTINKIPIKVAVINNSSLGMVRQWQTLFYDGRHSFTDLNTGHDTVMVPDFVKMADAYGALGIRVRTPEEVEPAIRLAMETNDRPVVIDFIVSRDAMVWPMVPQGVGNSSVQYARDHAPEWERE; encoded by the coding sequence ATGCCCACGGAATCGACCCCCGTGCCGAGTCCCGCGCAGTCCGCACGCACTGAACCGCCGATGCTCACCGGGTCGGGCGCGATCCTCGCCTCTCTCGAGAAGCTCGGCGTGACGGACGTGTTCGGCCTGCCCGGCGGCGCCATCATGCCCTTCTACGACGAGCTCATGGCCTCCACGGCCATCCGCCACATCCTCGTGCGCCACGAGCAGGGCGCCGGCCACGCTGCCGAGGGCTACGCCGCCTCGAGCGGTCGGCTCGGCGTCTGCATCGCCACCTCGGGCCCGGGCGCGACGAACCTCGTCACCGCCATCGCCGACGCCTACATGGACTCGGTGCCGATGCTCGCGATCACCGGTCAGGTGTTCTCGACCTCGATGGGCACCGACGCCTTCCAGGAGGTCGACATCACCGGCATCACGATGCCGATCACCAAGCACTCCTTCCTCGTCACCAAGCCGGAGGACGTGCCCGCGGTGCTCGCCGCGGCCGTGCACATCGCCACGACCGGTCGCCCCGGCCCCGTGCTCGTCGACGTCACGAAGGACGCCCAGCAGAAGTCCGCGCCGTTCCACTGGCCGCCGAAGGTCGAGCTGCCCGGCTACCGCCCGGTCACCAAGGCGCACGGCAAGCAGATCCAGGCGGCGGCGCAGCTCATCGTCGAGGCGCGGAAGCCCGTGCTCTACGTCGGCGGCGGCGTCATCCGCGCCGGCGCGCACCGCGAGCTGCTCGCCTTCGCCGAGGCCACCGGCGCCCCCCTCGTCACGACGCTCATGGCGCGCGGCGCCTTCCCCGACTCGCACCAGCAGCACCTCGGCATGCCCGGCATGCACGGCACCGTTCCGGCCGTGCTCGGCCTGCAGGAGAGCGACCTGCTCATCGCCCTCGGCGCCCGGTTCGACGACCGCGTCACGGGCAAGGTGAGCGAGTTCGCGCCCGGGGCGAAGGTCATCCACGTCGACATCGACCCCGCCGAGATCGGCAAGATCCGCGCCGCCGACGTTCCGATCGTGGGGGATGCCCGCGAGGTGCTCGCGGACCTGCTGCCGGTCTTCCGCCAGGCGGCCGCCGCCCACCAGCCCGACTACGCGGACTGGTGGAAGCGCCTCGAGACGCTGCGCGACCAGTACCCGCTCGGCTACACGATGCCCGACGACGGCCTGCTCTCGCCGCAGTGGATCATCGAGAAGATCGGCGAGCTCTCGGGCCCCGAGGCCGTCTACGCCTCCGGCGTCGGCCAGCACCAGATGTGGGCCGCGCAGTTCATCAAGTACGAGCGACCCGGCGCCTGGCTCAACTCGGGCGGCGCGGGCACGATGGGCTACGCCGTGCCCGCCGCCATGGGCGCCAAGGTCGCCGAGCCCGACCGCCTCGTGTGGGCGATCGACGGCGACGGCTGCTTCCAGATGACCAATCAGGAGCTCGCGACCTGCACGATCAACAAGATCCCCATCAAGGTCGCGGTCATCAACAACTCCTCGCTCGGCATGGTGCGGCAGTGGCAGACGCTGTTCTACGACGGCCGGCACTCCTTCACCGACCTCAACACGGGGCACGACACCGTGATGGTGCCCGACTTCGTGAAGATGGCCGACGCCTACGGCGCCCTCGGCATCCGCGTGCGGACGCCCGAGGAGGTCGAGCCGGCCATCCGCCTCGCCATGGAGACCAACGACCGCCCCGTCGTCATCGACTTCATCGTCAGCCGTGACGCGATGGTGTGGCCGATGGTGCCCCAGGGCGTCGGCAACTCCTCGGTGCAGTACGCCCGCGACCACGCCCCCGAGTGGGAGAGGGAGTAA
- the ilvC gene encoding ketol-acid reductoisomerase → MTEIYYDNDADIALIQSKKVAIVGYGSQGHAHAQNLRDSGVDVTIALKEGSKSAPKAQEDGFTVMTVANAAEWADVIMVLAPDQHQRAIFTESIKDKLTAGKTLAFAHGFNIRFGYIDAPEGVDVILVAPKAPGHTVRREFVAGRGIPDIVAVERDTTGHAWDLALSYAKAIGGTRAGVIKTTFTEETETDLFGEQAVLCGGTSQLVQYGFEVLTEAGYQPEIAYFEVLHELKLIVDLMWEGGIAKQRWSVSDTAEYGDYVSGPRVIDPSVKENMKAVLADIQSGAFATRFIEDQDAGAPEFHALRDKGEKHPIEETGRKLRALFAWKQTDSDYTDGSAAR, encoded by the coding sequence GTGACTGAGATCTACTACGACAACGACGCCGACATCGCGCTCATCCAGAGCAAGAAGGTCGCCATCGTCGGCTACGGCTCGCAGGGCCACGCCCACGCCCAGAACCTGCGCGACTCGGGCGTCGACGTGACCATCGCCCTCAAGGAGGGCTCGAAGTCGGCCCCGAAGGCGCAGGAGGACGGCTTCACCGTCATGACCGTCGCGAACGCCGCCGAGTGGGCCGACGTCATCATGGTGCTCGCCCCCGACCAGCACCAGCGCGCGATCTTCACCGAGAGCATCAAGGACAAGCTCACCGCCGGCAAGACGCTCGCCTTCGCCCACGGCTTCAACATCCGCTTCGGCTACATCGACGCGCCTGAGGGCGTCGACGTCATCCTCGTCGCCCCCAAGGCCCCCGGCCACACCGTGCGCCGCGAGTTCGTCGCCGGCCGCGGGATCCCCGACATCGTCGCCGTCGAGCGCGACACCACCGGCCACGCCTGGGACCTCGCGCTCTCGTACGCGAAGGCCATCGGCGGCACCCGCGCCGGCGTCATCAAGACCACCTTCACCGAGGAGACCGAGACCGACCTCTTCGGCGAGCAGGCCGTGCTCTGCGGCGGCACCTCGCAGCTTGTGCAGTACGGCTTCGAGGTGCTCACCGAGGCCGGCTACCAGCCCGAGATCGCCTACTTCGAGGTGCTGCACGAGCTCAAGCTCATCGTCGACCTCATGTGGGAGGGCGGCATCGCCAAGCAGCGCTGGAGCGTCAGCGACACCGCCGAGTACGGCGACTACGTCTCGGGCCCCCGCGTCATCGACCCCTCCGTCAAGGAGAACATGAAGGCCGTGCTCGCCGACATCCAGTCGGGCGCCTTCGCGACCCGCTTCATCGAGGACCAGGACGCCGGCGCCCCCGAGTTCCACGCGCTGCGCGACAAGGGCGAGAAGCACCCCATCGAGGAGACCGGCCGCAAGCTTCGCGCGCTCTTCGCCTGGAAGCAGACCGATTCCGACTACACGGATGGCAGCGCTGCGCGCTGA
- the moaCB gene encoding bifunctional molybdenum cofactor biosynthesis protein MoaC/MoaB, with translation MNERPGLSHLDADGRARMVDVGGKPVTARVATATGRYRTRPDVIALVRGDGLPKADVLATARLAGIGGAKRTSELIPLCHPLPLDAVSIDFELDDSSILITATARTTGRTGVEMEALTAVAVAGLTLHDMVKAVDAHGTLTDVRLEAKTGGRSGEWMRDDAPVEAPTPAPAVRPRTAAVIVASTRAAAGTRPDETGPAIAAWLGEHDFAVDAVTVVADAAVGEALDAALATAPAVVLVTGGTGVGPYDRTPEAVSARLDTALPGIAEAVRARGLAATPTAALSRCVAGIARGAVVVALPGSRGGVRDGLAVLEGLLDHLVDQLAGGDHG, from the coding sequence GTGAACGAGCGACCGGGTCTCAGCCATCTCGACGCCGACGGCCGGGCCCGCATGGTCGACGTGGGCGGCAAGCCGGTCACCGCGCGGGTCGCCACCGCGACGGGCCGGTACCGCACCCGCCCCGACGTCATCGCCCTCGTGCGCGGCGACGGACTTCCGAAGGCCGACGTGCTCGCGACCGCGCGCCTCGCCGGCATCGGCGGGGCCAAGCGCACGAGCGAGCTCATCCCGCTGTGCCACCCGCTGCCCCTCGACGCGGTGTCGATCGACTTCGAGCTCGACGACTCGAGCATCCTCATCACGGCCACCGCGCGCACCACCGGTCGCACGGGCGTCGAGATGGAGGCCCTCACCGCCGTCGCCGTCGCGGGCCTCACGCTGCACGACATGGTGAAGGCGGTGGATGCGCACGGCACGCTCACCGACGTGCGCCTCGAGGCGAAGACGGGCGGGCGCAGCGGCGAGTGGATGCGCGATGACGCGCCCGTCGAGGCCCCCACCCCGGCGCCCGCCGTGCGACCTCGCACCGCCGCCGTCATCGTCGCCTCGACCCGCGCCGCCGCGGGCACCCGCCCCGACGAGACGGGCCCGGCGATCGCCGCGTGGCTCGGCGAGCACGACTTCGCCGTGGACGCCGTCACCGTCGTCGCCGATGCGGCCGTCGGCGAGGCCCTCGACGCCGCGCTCGCGACCGCTCCCGCCGTCGTGCTCGTCACGGGCGGCACGGGCGTCGGCCCCTACGATCGCACCCCCGAGGCCGTCAGCGCCCGTCTCGACACCGCCCTGCCGGGCATCGCCGAGGCCGTGCGCGCCCGCGGCCTCGCTGCCACCCCGACCGCCGCGCTCAGCCGCTGCGTCGCGGGCATCGCGCGCGGCGCGGTCGTCGTCGCCCTGCCCGGCTCGCGCGGCGGCGTGCGCGACGGGCTCGCCGTGCTCGAGGGGCTGCTCGACCACCTCGTCGACCAGCTCGCGGGCGGCGACCATGGCTGA
- a CDS encoding MoaD/ThiS family protein, giving the protein MAELRLRYFAAAADAAGREEERLTGEEARALTTVGAVRAHLVARYGPAMQAVLAQGSFLVDGVVRREDGHPLAVDAGARIDVLPPFAGG; this is encoded by the coding sequence GTGGCTGAGCTGAGACTGCGGTACTTCGCGGCGGCCGCGGACGCCGCCGGCCGCGAGGAGGAGCGGCTGACCGGCGAGGAGGCACGGGCGCTGACGACCGTCGGCGCCGTGCGCGCGCACCTCGTCGCCCGCTACGGCCCGGCGATGCAGGCGGTGCTGGCGCAGGGCTCGTTCCTGGTGGACGGGGTCGTGCGGCGCGAGGACGGGCATCCCCTCGCCGTCGACGCGGGGGCGCGCATCGACGTGCTGCCGCCCTTCGCCGGGGGATGA